The genomic stretch TATGGTCCTTATCTTTTTCTTTTTTCCTTGATATTTTAATTATTTTTTATTTAACCCATATTGGTACGGTAATTGATAAACAAACAATCTCTACGGCGTCAGGTATAGTCTATGCTTTAATTGTAATGATGTCTATGAGTTTTGCGTCTATAGCCATAGGAAGATCTTTTGTTGAACAATCTAGATCATTTAGTCATCTTTTTAGATTCTCTAAAATGAATGGTAAAAGTTATTTAATACAGCTAATTATTGCTGTAGCTCTAATTTATTTTATAATTTCTTCGATATTTTTAATTATTACCTCTTACCTCTTTTATGCTAAATATAACATATTTGTTTTGCCTTCAAATTCTGTAGAATTACTCTTAATTTCCGTTATTGGTGGATTAACGTTAATGGGATTTGTATTGTTAACTAATGAGATAGTTCTAATATTTCAAGGAAGAAAGAACATAAACTTCGTTCAATTTGTTCCAGTTTATCTCTATTTTGCATTAGACTGGGCAATAGTTGAGTCTGGAGTTCACGGATCTTTATATTATCTTTCACCATTTCTCTCTGTTACATATCTAATGAGTTATTCATATACTGGAACAACGTTGTTTCCCTTCAATACCGTACCTTATCATTTTAGCATAGTACTGAGCTTAATTTCCGTTATTTCATGGATTATAGCAATTATTGGATTAAGTAGCTTACTTATAGAGAAAATATATTTAAGTCATGAGGAGGAAGAAAGGGTGATTTAAATGAGCGACTTCGATCCCATAGAAGAATTCAGAAAAGGTGAAGAGTTTGCAAGAAAAGTTTACTTAAGAAAAGCAAGGAAAACCATAGGCCTTTTTTATTTAATAATTTCTACTTACATTCCATTATCTATTGGATTATCAGTAGCTTATTCTTATTTTCTTATTAATATACCTTTTAGTTATTTAATAAGAGCTGTTATCTATTCTCCTTTAATTTACGTACTTTATATAATATTTTCATCAATTTTGCTGTTTAAACTTAGAAAGATCCCCGAAATAATGAAAAAAATTAATGAAATAAATAGAACAAGATTTAATAGAGTATTATTCTCAAAACCTTTCTACTTTTTCCTCTCTATAGGAACTATTTTGTTATTAAATTATGCCACAGTAATAGTGGGAGGAGAAATAGGCGAAATTTTAGGAACAATGGAGAACTTTATTATTCTTTTATTAATTATTAAATATTTTCATTCAGTCTTTTCTATGCTTAAAGTAGATAAACCAAGCAAGGAAGATTATATAGCATTAATAGGTGCAATAATAGGATTTTCGTTTGGAACTTTTGTTTCCACTTATTTCTTCCTAATTTTTTCTGTGTCTTGGTTATACGCTGGACTAAGTATATTGAAGAAATATAGGTGATAATTAAATGCCAGAAGAATTTAAGGAGATTATTGATTTTATAAAATCGCCAGTATTCTCAAGATCGGCTAGAATAGGTATTTTACTTGTCTTATTGGCAGTCGATAAAATTACATTTACTGACCTTCTTAATTCGGTTGAAATGTCTAAGTCTTCCCTGTATTCTCATTTAAAGGTATTAGAGGAAAACGGAATGATAGAAATAAAGGACGTTTTTACTTTAACAAGACCGAGGACTATTATTCAGATAACTCCTAAGGGAAAAGCAATGATAGAAAAATACTTGGAACTTTTAGAAAATTATGTGAAGAAAAGAAAATGAAATCACTTTCAACTAGCTTTATTACTTACTAAACTCATAAATGATGGACTATTATGTTTATAGGACATTTCGGAATTGCGTTCATTTTAAGTTATTTCTTCCCTTCAATACCGTTGTGGATTTTCTTAACAGCAGTAAGTTTTCCAGATTTACTATGGCCAATTTTAGTTTTAATAGGGAAAGAAAAGGTAACTGTAAATAAGAACAATCCTTTTATGAGTGACGTTAAATTTGAAAGCTATCCATATTCTCACTCTCTTATATTATCTTCATTGTTCTATTCTATTCCTGCAATAATTTTTTCTGTAATTCTTGGAAATATCTTAATATTTCCATTATTTTTGATTGGTACTGCTTCTCATTGGTTTCTTGATTACCTTTATCATATGCATGATATGCCGATTAAAGGTTTCGGTAAAGACGAGAAAGTAGGTTTGAGTATGTGGAAGAATGGACCCATGGCGTTTTTCATAGAGTTGATCTTTTATATTGTAACGTCAATACTGTTCCTTCCTAGTAGATTTTTTCTATCTGCCATAGAAATGGGTCTAATATTTCATTTAGCTAATTCAAACTCGTTTTTTGGATATATAAAGAAAAATTCTTTAGGTGGATACAAAACTAATGCAATTATGGTTTTTGTAGGATATTTTCTATTTATTATATTAGGTGGAATACTGATTTGACTGATTATAACTTTTTTAGCAAAAACATCTTGATCTTCTATTTTTTATCGCATTTTCATACTCGTAAGGAAATTCATTTTTTAGATATTCTAATGGATAATCATATAGAGGGATATCATTTTCCTTTTTATCATTAAGTTCTTTAGCTGGAGACTTAGATACTTGTTTTAACTTCCATATAAAATGTATTATTAGTCTAATATATTTAATTAGTACTGAAATATGTTTTTTGGAACTAATAGAGCTTATCATAAAGTTAATTAGGGTAAGCATATAAATAAACGAAATCGTTTATAAAGTTTCTAAACCATGGAGTTTTAAGGCCATTATAACCTTGATAAGCATAATTTATAAACTCTAAAGTTTATTTTTATTTATGAGTGAAACTTCACCAGAAGGTAAGATAATTTTGTTTATTAAAAAGAACGGTCCTGCAACACTTCAAGAAATAGCAGATCATTTAGGAATCTCCAAGATGGGAGCATATAAACATATAATAAAACTTGAACGTAAGGGATTAGTTTCTAGAAAAGTTATAAAGAAAGAAATGGGTAGACCTACAT from Sulfolobus sp. S-194 encodes the following:
- a CDS encoding transcriptional regulator, with translation MPEEFKEIIDFIKSPVFSRSARIGILLVLLAVDKITFTDLLNSVEMSKSSLYSHLKVLEENGMIEIKDVFTLTRPRTIIQITPKGKAMIEKYLELLENYVKKRK